The Streptococcus toyakuensis genome has a window encoding:
- a CDS encoding peptide ABC transporter substrate-binding protein gives MKKSKVMLFGAMALTAGLALAACGSSQSSNADKTYSYIFVSNPDTLDYITSTRDSTSSITTNLIDGLLENDQYGNLIPSMAESWTVSKDGLTYTYKIRQGAKWYTSEGEEYADVTAHDFVTGLKYAADKKAENLYLVQDSIKGLADYVEGRTSDFGTVGVKAVDDYTLQYTLIQPETYWNSKTTASILSPVNEAFLKSKGDDFGSVTPSSILSNGPYLFKSFTSKSLIEFDKNPNYWDKDNVKIEKVKLSFFDGSDQDSIARGFLDGNYTDGRIFPTSSVFAELKKGNEDKITYTPQNSVTFYYLFNVNRQSYKQTMKQSDKEKTDSRAAMQNKDFRQAINFAFDRHAYAAQTNGEDGADRILRNTVTPSNFVQVGDKNFGDIVNEKIVNYGKDWANINLNDGKQAFLNPDKAKEKFAKAKESLQAQGVTFPIHLDMPVDQTAKLDVQQAGSFKQTVEETLGKENVVIDVIQLSPDEKDQATYFADTAEQKDYDIDISGWGGDYSDPKTYLAILDPETGSQLKNMGLSEGKDKEVKDKIGLADYKKLLDQADAEITDTQARYEKYAEAQAWLTDSALFLPVQSGGANPIFRKTVPFTGPFSFVGHKGNADNYKYVELQKEPVTAKQYQELYEKWLKEKAESNKKAQEDLANHIQ, from the coding sequence TAATGCAGACAAGACTTACTCTTATATCTTTGTTAGCAACCCAGATACCTTGGATTATATTACCTCTACACGAGACTCAACATCTAGTATCACAACCAACTTGATTGATGGGTTGTTGGAAAATGACCAGTATGGTAATCTCATCCCATCTATGGCTGAGTCATGGACAGTGTCAAAAGATGGTTTGACCTACACTTATAAAATCCGTCAGGGGGCTAAATGGTACACTTCTGAAGGAGAAGAGTATGCAGATGTAACGGCTCATGACTTTGTGACTGGTCTCAAGTATGCGGCTGATAAAAAGGCTGAAAACTTGTACTTGGTACAAGACTCTATCAAGGGTCTAGCAGACTATGTTGAAGGGAGAACATCTGATTTTGGAACTGTTGGTGTTAAGGCAGTGGATGATTACACACTACAATACACCCTCATCCAACCTGAAACTTATTGGAACTCTAAAACAACAGCAAGTATTCTTAGTCCTGTAAATGAAGCCTTCTTGAAGTCTAAGGGAGATGACTTTGGAAGTGTGACACCATCAAGTATCTTGTCAAATGGTCCTTACTTGTTTAAGTCCTTCACATCCAAATCTTTGATTGAATTTGATAAAAATCCTAATTACTGGGATAAGGACAATGTTAAAATCGAGAAAGTGAAGCTCTCTTTCTTTGACGGATCTGACCAAGATAGCATTGCTAGAGGTTTCTTGGATGGTAACTATACAGATGGTCGTATCTTCCCAACAAGTTCAGTCTTTGCTGAGCTTAAGAAGGGAAATGAGGACAAGATTACCTATACACCACAAAACTCAGTTACTTTCTATTATCTTTTCAACGTCAATCGTCAAAGCTACAAGCAGACTATGAAACAGTCTGATAAGGAAAAGACAGATTCACGCGCAGCCATGCAAAATAAAGATTTCCGTCAGGCTATCAACTTTGCCTTTGACCGTCATGCTTATGCAGCGCAGACAAATGGTGAAGATGGAGCAGACCGTATCTTGCGTAACACGGTTACACCAAGTAACTTTGTCCAAGTTGGTGATAAGAACTTTGGTGACATTGTCAATGAAAAAATTGTCAACTACGGTAAAGATTGGGCAAATATTAACCTAAACGATGGTAAGCAAGCCTTCTTGAACCCTGACAAGGCCAAAGAGAAATTTGCGAAGGCCAAAGAAAGCCTGCAAGCACAGGGAGTAACCTTCCCAATTCATTTGGATATGCCAGTTGACCAGACTGCTAAGTTGGATGTGCAACAGGCTGGATCTTTCAAACAAACAGTGGAAGAAACCCTTGGTAAGGAGAATGTGGTTATCGATGTTATCCAACTTTCTCCGGATGAAAAAGACCAGGCAACTTACTTTGCAGATACAGCAGAACAAAAAGACTACGATATCGACATCTCAGGATGGGGAGGAGACTACTCAGATCCTAAGACTTACCTAGCGATCCTTGATCCAGAGACAGGCTCTCAGTTGAAAAACATGGGCTTGTCTGAAGGAAAAGACAAGGAAGTCAAGGACAAGATTGGTCTTGCTGACTACAAGAAACTCTTGGATCAGGCTGATGCGGAAATCACAGATACTCAAGCTCGCTATGAAAAATATGCTGAAGCCCAAGCTTGGTTGACAGATAGTGCCCTCTTCCTACCAGTTCAAAGTGGTGGAGCTAACCCAATCTTCCGTAAGACTGTACCGTTTACAGGACCATTCTCATTCGTTGGTCATAAGGGAAATGCGGACAACTACAAATATGTTGAATTGCAAAAAGAGCCAGTCACTGCTAAACAGTACCAAGAACTCTATGAAAAATGGCTGAAAGAAAAAGCTGAGTCAAATAAAAAAGCTCAGGAAGATTTAGCTAACCACATTCAATGA